ACACGATGCCCTGCAGACGTTGCTTGGCCGGCAGATTCCGGCAGGCGAGCGCGATCACCACGGCATTATCGCCACCCAGCAGGATGTCGATCATGATGATCTGCAGAACCGCAGCCCAGTTCAGCTCGGCAAAGAACGCAAGCATGGCGGGAAAATCCTCGGAAGCGGAAAACGGGAATGACTTGGGTACGGCAAGAGCAAAAAAGGGAGCCCGAGGCTCCGGGCTCCCTTTTTCAGGACCTTTCGCGCGGCTGCCGGTCCCGACACCCGACGCGTGGTCGTCCGGCGAAGATTACAGCACCGACTTGAGCAGACGGCCCATTTCCGACGGGTTCTTGGTCACCTTGATACCGCAGGCGTCCATGATCGCCAGCTTGGCTTCGGCCGTATCGGCACCGCCCGAGATCAGCGCGCCGGCGTGGCCCATGCGCTTGCCCGGAGGCGCCGTCACACCGGCGATGAAGCCGACGACCGGCTTCTTCATGTTGCCCTTGATCCACTCGGCGGCCGTTGCTTCGTCCGGACCACCGATTTCACCGATCATGATCACGGCGTCCGTATCCGGATCGTCGTTGAACATCTTCATGACGTCGATGTGCTTCAGACCGTTGATCGGGTCGCCACCGATACCGACGGCGGTCGACTGACCCAGACCCAGCGCGGTCAGCTGACCCACGGCTTCGTACGTCAGGGTACCCGAGCGCGACACCACGCCGATGCGACCCTTCTTGTGAATGTGACCCGGCATGATGCCGATCTTCAGCTCGTCCGGCGTGATCACGCCCGGGCAGTTCGGGCCGAGCAGCAAGGTCTTGCGACCTTCGCGGCGCATACGGTCCTTCACTTCGATCATGTCGCGCACGGGGATACCTTCCGTGATACAGATCGCCAGGTCCAGATCGGCTTCGACGGCTTCCCAAATCGCGGCGGCGGCGCCTGCAGGCGGGACGTAGATCACCGAGACGGTCGCGCCGGTTTGTTCCTTGGCGTCCTTGACCGAACCGAAAATGGGAATGCCCTCGAAGTCTTCGCCAGCCTTCTTCGGGTTCACGCCGGCGACGAACGCGTTCTTGCCGTTCGCGTATTCGCGG
The Pandoraea pulmonicola DNA segment above includes these coding regions:
- the sucD gene encoding succinate--CoA ligase subunit alpha, translating into MSILINKDTKVITQGITGKTGQFHTRMCREYANGKNAFVAGVNPKKAGEDFEGIPIFGSVKDAKEQTGATVSVIYVPPAGAAAAIWEAVEADLDLAICITEGIPVRDMIEVKDRMRREGRKTLLLGPNCPGVITPDELKIGIMPGHIHKKGRIGVVSRSGTLTYEAVGQLTALGLGQSTAVGIGGDPINGLKHIDVMKMFNDDPDTDAVIMIGEIGGPDEATAAEWIKGNMKKPVVGFIAGVTAPPGKRMGHAGALISGGADTAEAKLAIMDACGIKVTKNPSEMGRLLKSVL